Proteins encoded in a region of the Pirellulaceae bacterium genome:
- a CDS encoding FG-GAP-like repeat-containing protein, which translates to MNLTSKRRSQRRIFSSETLEPKILLAGDLTANAIESNTADRVTNTEMILRDRSFLGISEDTADGVGTILTGEVDGPIGELRELDVVHLGGTPNGRLGSYLVAGVGTGSAAQFSSWSVTEDSPAPTHLSDTDPIPGRDFKVHVLTPLENLELARRPFIISRVGPDKNLWLNSFHLSISGDFVADDVRGFDQLEVISHAIAHRPAEDRAAWAQVVTPVIGRNPGGQLELRVVTWRVNEQTQQIQGLYASDPLDVTGLSDSQSELSIHHTGFSNYTINLKNNSNRVVTRYVSVGDEGQVFDAGGGASGRDYQGGSTSDWTDNLAAAPLNADASVAFTDLNGQQELTVWERRTDECFLFICTVAPYRLGSSDDDQNPNHPGITIDVPNLTHAYAPSPESNEFFGTSVAVGDFNGDGFNDVAAGASGQSINGQANAGAVTVLYGSENGIYNSPLNNTWSQDSPGITGVPDEGDRFGAALVAGDFDGDGKDDLAVGVPGESIEADGLAEVGVVQILYGSSQGITAAGDQLFRQGAGGVAGLSEAYDHFAASLAVGDFNNDGREDLAVGIPDEDHNQQGLVDAGAVHVFYGANGGLDGNGNDVTFHQNSPGFLSSAASGDQFGFALTAGDFNNDGNDDLAIGVPGKRAFGMSDTGAVHIVRGSGIGITANDQFITQDGIVANNNVSGGDISDATESGDRFGEALAAGDFNADGFVDLAIAAPMEDANGFVNSGRVHALLGSNSGITRVGEEIFDQATPGVLSDPELGSRFGATLAAGDVDGDGPQDLLVGVPYQDHQETDQITYANTGIAVLIRGDQNSALTGFGGEMLKQGVNGIQNSPNPGDRFSAAALLADLNNDGFADAVIGVPNEKQSRFSSEHKNAGAVQMVDGGANGFTSNDVLWGQGVARHIRAMAANGNWEQQYGTGNGTLYELMPSGEPLAVHAASVTKATTLLVTVLALELPNSPIALTDQVTISERAADTGGSKMSGTQDGEDALLEEGDILTLESLMYGMMIHSGNRASVAIAEHVAMNVLNAGANQAMERFVDEMNDLGSLLNLDDTRYGHPAGGSVTTPQDLITMWRAGWQHPLFRQFSSSENSIEAATLNLDPPKIFQLDRTNGYVGQDGWKAGHGRVGDVYDEQGQLIEVPICTQCHVGQARRGGHTVVVGIQQSKEDMSNARELYDFSFQKLFTPDRRGRSAPPSGGPGGIVGPGPQMGDIHSLAVDHLTDSWIVTAAIDDAQHLQLITWAVNVNGGNLTPLGGAIDTVDNLPQGNEIASQATDMVRLPEGPRVQGDYVTASIESGNLRLDVWRVGAEVVDPPEPPGSNIADFTDDQTVDVDDITRLCKEINAPRRNLAFDLNNDNRVDRGDLDTLVHDILETSYGDANLDGQFDSKDIVDVFVEARYLVPSRVPTTWDQGDWNCDGSFDQSDFVDAFTDGGYVGASPAKSASIVSDIREVGAAIDHNDKPKLQWVTPAFQPRLQQLVERRAATLESLSRDRLFADDASLDDLGDPTNRAQEVAQVDLLLADLDVSTLRLLTKERLWPTE; encoded by the coding sequence ATGAACTTGACTTCGAAACGTCGGAGCCAGCGCCGTATTTTCAGCAGCGAAACTTTGGAGCCAAAGATCTTGTTGGCCGGGGATCTCACTGCCAATGCGATCGAATCCAATACGGCCGATCGTGTCACCAACACTGAAATGATTTTGCGAGATCGTTCTTTCCTTGGCATCTCTGAAGACACAGCCGACGGTGTGGGTACCATTCTTACGGGGGAGGTTGATGGTCCGATAGGTGAGCTGCGAGAGCTAGACGTTGTTCATCTTGGCGGGACACCAAACGGTCGGCTGGGATCTTACCTGGTTGCGGGCGTCGGCACGGGGTCGGCAGCTCAATTTTCTTCATGGTCAGTAACCGAAGATTCACCAGCTCCAACTCATTTGAGCGATACAGACCCCATTCCAGGTCGCGACTTCAAAGTCCATGTTTTGACACCGCTGGAGAATCTGGAACTGGCACGTCGCCCATTCATCATTAGTCGCGTTGGTCCCGACAAGAATCTCTGGTTGAATTCATTTCACCTTTCGATTTCTGGTGATTTCGTCGCGGACGATGTTCGCGGATTCGATCAGTTGGAGGTTATCTCGCACGCGATTGCGCATCGCCCCGCTGAAGATCGTGCTGCGTGGGCACAGGTGGTTACTCCTGTGATTGGTCGTAACCCAGGAGGCCAGCTGGAGCTGCGCGTCGTCACTTGGCGCGTTAATGAACAGACGCAACAGATTCAAGGCTTGTACGCCTCTGATCCATTAGACGTTACGGGGCTAAGCGATTCACAGAGTGAGCTGTCAATCCACCATACTGGGTTTAGCAATTACACGATCAACTTAAAGAATAATTCTAACCGTGTTGTCACACGTTACGTCTCTGTCGGGGACGAGGGACAAGTTTTCGATGCGGGTGGTGGCGCATCGGGCAGGGACTATCAGGGCGGATCCACCAGTGACTGGACTGATAACCTCGCGGCAGCCCCGCTCAATGCCGACGCATCTGTTGCGTTTACCGACTTGAATGGCCAGCAGGAACTGACTGTTTGGGAGCGACGCACTGACGAGTGTTTCCTGTTCATCTGTACGGTCGCCCCATATCGGCTCGGCAGTAGCGATGACGACCAGAATCCGAACCATCCTGGCATCACGATTGACGTTCCCAATTTGACTCATGCCTATGCACCGTCGCCGGAATCGAACGAGTTCTTTGGGACGTCGGTGGCTGTCGGCGACTTCAACGGTGACGGCTTCAATGATGTAGCCGCCGGGGCTTCGGGACAATCGATTAACGGTCAGGCTAACGCGGGAGCAGTAACCGTTCTCTATGGATCCGAGAATGGAATTTACAATTCGCCGCTTAACAATACTTGGTCGCAGGATTCCCCTGGCATCACGGGTGTTCCTGACGAGGGCGATCGTTTTGGTGCTGCGTTGGTCGCCGGCGACTTTGATGGTGACGGCAAAGACGATCTCGCGGTGGGTGTGCCCGGCGAATCGATCGAAGCAGATGGGTTGGCTGAAGTCGGTGTGGTTCAGATTCTCTATGGCAGCTCACAGGGCATCACCGCTGCAGGCGACCAGCTATTCCGCCAAGGAGCAGGCGGAGTCGCCGGACTTTCTGAGGCGTACGACCATTTTGCCGCCTCCTTGGCCGTTGGCGACTTCAACAATGATGGGCGTGAAGATTTGGCAGTCGGGATTCCCGATGAAGACCACAACCAGCAGGGCCTGGTTGACGCTGGGGCAGTCCACGTCTTTTACGGTGCGAACGGCGGTTTGGACGGAAATGGAAATGATGTCACCTTTCACCAGAATTCCCCAGGGTTTTTGAGTAGTGCTGCATCCGGCGACCAGTTCGGCTTTGCCCTCACCGCCGGAGATTTTAACAACGATGGAAATGATGACTTAGCGATCGGGGTTCCAGGAAAACGGGCGTTTGGGATGAGTGACACCGGCGCGGTTCATATTGTGAGGGGATCGGGGATTGGCATCACCGCCAACGATCAGTTCATCACTCAGGACGGGATCGTTGCTAATAACAACGTCAGTGGTGGAGACATCAGCGACGCGACAGAATCCGGAGATCGTTTTGGTGAAGCCTTAGCGGCGGGTGATTTCAATGCGGATGGTTTTGTTGACTTGGCGATTGCTGCGCCCATGGAAGACGCCAACGGCTTCGTCAACAGTGGTCGAGTGCACGCGTTGCTCGGATCCAATAGCGGCATCACTCGTGTGGGTGAGGAAATCTTCGACCAGGCGACACCGGGAGTTCTCAGCGATCCGGAGCTTGGCAGTCGATTCGGGGCCACGCTTGCCGCCGGCGATGTGGATGGTGATGGCCCACAGGATCTGTTGGTGGGCGTTCCTTATCAAGACCATCAGGAAACCGATCAGATCACTTATGCGAATACCGGAATTGCCGTGCTAATACGCGGAGATCAGAACTCAGCGCTCACTGGATTTGGCGGCGAGATGCTGAAACAGGGCGTCAACGGAATCCAAAATTCACCGAATCCGGGAGATCGTTTTAGCGCAGCAGCCCTGCTTGCCGACCTGAATAACGACGGCTTTGCAGATGCCGTCATCGGCGTTCCGAACGAAAAGCAAAGTCGCTTTAGCTCGGAACATAAGAATGCGGGTGCTGTCCAGATGGTTGACGGTGGCGCCAACGGTTTTACCTCCAACGATGTTCTTTGGGGCCAGGGAGTGGCACGTCATATCCGCGCCATGGCGGCTAATGGAAATTGGGAGCAGCAGTACGGCACAGGGAATGGGACTCTGTATGAACTCATGCCGTCCGGGGAACCGTTAGCGGTTCATGCAGCGAGCGTCACGAAAGCGACAACGCTCTTGGTGACGGTCTTGGCGTTGGAACTACCCAACTCGCCCATCGCACTCACCGATCAGGTCACGATTAGTGAAAGAGCGGCGGATACAGGCGGCAGCAAGATGTCTGGCACCCAGGACGGGGAAGACGCATTGCTTGAGGAAGGCGATATCCTCACGCTCGAATCTTTGATGTATGGCATGATGATCCACTCCGGCAACCGCGCTTCGGTTGCCATCGCCGAACACGTTGCCATGAACGTTCTGAATGCGGGTGCTAATCAAGCCATGGAACGCTTTGTCGACGAGATGAACGACCTGGGCAGTCTGCTTAATCTCGATGATACTCGGTACGGACACCCGGCAGGCGGCAGTGTGACAACGCCACAGGATCTGATCACGATGTGGCGTGCTGGTTGGCAACATCCTCTCTTCCGACAATTTTCTAGCTCCGAAAACAGCATTGAGGCGGCCACGTTGAACTTGGATCCGCCCAAGATCTTCCAGCTCGATCGCACCAATGGATACGTGGGACAAGACGGATGGAAAGCTGGACACGGCCGAGTCGGCGACGTTTATGACGAGCAAGGGCAACTGATCGAAGTGCCGATCTGCACACAGTGCCACGTGGGACAGGCGCGGCGCGGCGGACACACAGTCGTGGTTGGAATTCAGCAGTCAAAGGAGGATATGTCCAATGCGAGGGAGCTGTATGACTTCAGTTTCCAAAAACTGTTTACGCCTGATCGACGTGGTCGGTCGGCACCGCCGTCTGGCGGTCCGGGGGGGATTGTCGGGCCGGGGCCTCAGATGGGCGATATTCATTCCCTCGCAGTCGATCATCTCACGGACTCGTGGATCGTCACGGCTGCCATCGACGACGCGCAACACCTTCAGTTGATCACTTGGGCTGTAAACGTCAATGGCGGCAATCTTACGCCCCTTGGCGGCGCCATCGACACCGTTGATAACTTGCCGCAAGGCAATGAAATCGCCAGCCAAGCGACCGACATGGTCCGTCTTCCGGAAGGACCACGCGTTCAGGGTGACTATGTGACGGCTTCCATCGAAAGCGGGAATCTGCGCCTAGATGTCTGGCGAGTGGGAGCCGAAGTCGTTGATCCTCCCGAGCCTCCCGGTTCAAATATCGCTGACTTTACAGATGACCAAACGGTGGATGTTGACGACATCACACGCTTGTGCAAGGAAATCAACGCCCCACGTCGAAACCTCGCTTTTGATTTGAACAACGACAACCGAGTCGATCGAGGGGACTTGGATACTCTGGTGCACGATATCTTGGAAACTAGCTATGGTGACGCGAATCTGGACGGCCAATTCGATTCCAAAGATATCGTCGATGTCTTCGTTGAAGCTCGCTACCTAGTCCCGTCTCGTGTCCCCACAACCTGGGATCAGGGCGATTGGAATTGCGATGGCAGCTTCGATCAAAGCGACTTCGTGGATGCGTTCACCGACGGCGGTTACGTGGGGGCCTCGCCGGCCAAGTCAGCCAGCATCGTATCGGATATCAGGGAGGTGGGCGCCGCGATCGATCACAACGACAAACCCAAGCTGCAGTGGGTAACTCCTGCGTTCCAGCCACGTTTGCAGCAGCTTGTCGAACGACGCGCAGCCACTCTCGAATCGCTCAGTCGTGACAGGTTGTTCGCAGATGACGCAAGCTTGGACGACCTGGGTGACCCGACAAACCGCGCTCAAGAGGTTGCCCAAGTTGATCTGCTTCTTGCCGATTTGGACGTGTCAACATTGCGTTTGCTTACCAAAGAACGGCTTTGGCCCACGGAATAG